ACTTACAGAGTTGTTGAACTGTATCGGACCACCTTGTCCAtgacgaccaagttggcatattgggccagtcccatttggcccatattcctctaaacccttcctatccatatatctgtccaaatgtcctaaaagtcataattgtatccacttctctaAATTCTTCTGCAGCTTCaaccagatacagactaccccgAGTGAAAATGTTgatcctgaggtccctcttaaatctcccctctcaccttaaacctgtgccctctagtttcagaatcctctaccctggaggGAAAAGACTATGAGCGTTcacttcatccatatccctcatgatcttgtaactTTAATAAGGTCAGCCGTCAGCCTCTTaccctccaaagaaaaaagttccagcctatccagcctttctcagtaactcaagcccgcaagcccaggtaacatgctGGTGAAGTGTagccgcaaggaactgcagatactggtttacctaAAAAGGCGGAGTTGTTGTTGTAAgtcctggtgaatctctctgcactctttccaacttaatgaaatctttaattaaatggtggagtagagtcgatgggcctaattctgctcctatgagttGTGAACTTAAtctcttgtagaaacaaggaactgcagatactggtttacaaaaaaaacaacacaaagtactggagtaactcagcgggtcatgcagcatttctggagaacatggatagatgacattttgagacctttcttcagtctcaagtctgaagaaagatcctgacccgaaaaatcacctatccatgttccccagacatgctgcctggcccgctgtgttactccagcacttaacgtGCCCTTAATTTCTTTCCATCTTAATCTCTTTCCTGTCCCAATTCATCTTCTACCTATATCAATGGTACTGACATACACCAGCCTCTGGCTGTTCACCCTTCCCCTTCGGACATTTCTGCAGCAGCTCAGGGGTAGGATGGCAGATAATAGGTTCAGCAGTGGTGATCTTAGAGTGACAATGGATAAGGTGGACCAGCGGAAAGGGAGGCAGCTGTTGGCACCATAAGGATGGTTCATTCGTAACATCAATCCAGATCAATAATACTCACTCATCAAAGACAAGAGCTCGGCATCTGCATTAGTCACCATCTCGGAAATAGAGAGATTATTCTGCATCAAGCGGCGAAAGACCTGCTGGAATCCAGACACTTCCAAATTTTGCAGCTTCCTGGCATCATTTTGGACATCAATAACTTGAACTTCGAGGATCTTATGCGTGGCATTGTCCATCATTGTATGGGTCAGATATTTCTTTGAAAGGGCATGGACGTTCCAGTACTGATGTGCTATCACCACAATTGGCTGTGCAAGCTCCCGGAAATGTTTTGCTTGCATCGTTCTCCAGTAGTTCAGCACGGATGGTTGTACGTGTGTCTTCTGGATTTTGAGGAATGATTGGTGGCCAATGGGGAGCATATTCAGAAATTTCAACATCAGTGCAATTTTCCCATAATTATTTCCAGATAAAATAATACTTGATGCCAACTGGATGTTGCCCGCCGGGATTGTTTGCACCAGTGGCTGAGACCACCAAGTTGATTCATGCCCCTGGCTGCAATGGCCTATAACTTTCATTGCTGTCGCCACAATGTGCAGCTGCAAATCTACTTTGCTTTTGCAGTCAGCATTTTCACATGTAGAGAATGCTTTTCTGGCCAGCGACATTAGGCAAGCATCAAAAACAATGCCAGTTCTCATCCTGTGTATAGATTTGACTTTTGTTGAAGCGACCAGGATTGGGAcagattcctcttctccagatatGACTTCATCATCAATGAAGTTTAACACTTCCTCTTCCGCTGTGTAGTCCTTTAGCTTGCTGCTTGCAAAGCTGTTCAAAAATCATAAGTTATATTTACATCTGCAATTTGCATGCTAATCcgtaggtaggcggcgcgactctcgtcagcagcggcctctgcagcccgtctgcgtttttattattttttgtctatgtttttatgtagtttttgttttttttttggggggtgtgtgtggggggggggggtggagtgggagggaggggggtaacttttaaatctctccctgcacaggagacccgaccttctgtttgtcgggtctccgttgtcattggggctgcaacgaggagcggcctccaacaggagaagaccggggactctggtgccgacgactcacctcaccgtcgcggagctggccgagtccagagcgggtggagcggtggtggaacgctgctgttgctgcggcccgacctccggagattcggaggctgcaactgcgggtctggcggacggcggcacctggagcccgcgggtccctgatggggagatcgcttttcagggctctcgcaacggcgacttctcccacccgagttgcggggtcgaagagctcatggagcggggcctgacatcaccgccccgcgcggcttggaatggccgcggaactctgcgagcgcacgccgggggctccaacatcaagaccccggtgtgcgacctcgcaccacccggcgtggctttaatggccgcgggacaatcgccatcgccagccgggggctttgactttgactctgacatccgggggggggggagagtgcagtggagagataagtttttttggccttccatcacagcgatgtgatggatgtttatgtaaattatgttgtgtcttgggtctatttgtttgtaatgtatggctgcagaaacggcattttgtttggacctcaaggggtccaaatgacaattaaattgaatcttgaatcttgaatcttaatgaTGAATGACGAGGAAATGCTCTCCATTGATTATCTACCTACCATGGCAATTTCTAAACAACTTTCTGTAACGTTTCATGACTGGCAAATTTCAaaatgaagcaaaaaaaaaagggcTGACACAGCGAGCATATTGTCAGTAACTGTACCGAACTTCCGTGAATATGAAACGTTTTGAAAGAAAAATGCAGAAACACCATGGGTTTTTAAAATGTCACCATCATACTTCAAGATGTCAAAATTAGAATTAAGGACAGTTATTTCCAGCAGCTTTTTGATTAACCCATAaactaaatacatttaaaaaattcacattagtcaaatAACTCCCAGTTCCCATATTAGAATTGATTTTTTTCCCTCTAGGCTATTCATCCAAATCTATGGATCAGTAAGCATGTCATTCCTCTTTAACGTGCAGTTGGTACTTTCAATTGAATTGGACAAGCATGGAGGTACTGGTATTTGATCTGTATGTCTGTAAGTCTGAGCTGCTGGTAAAGCATCATCATCTTCAGGAAAGAAAATGAAGATTATCATATAGAAACTGTATATTCCTGCAAGACTGGAATTTTTAAGGCTAAATTTACCTGTCTGGTAGAAGATAATCAGCCTCATCTGCAGAATCTGCCGTGAAATTTGAACTGTCTTCGTCATTATCGTTGTCGTCTCCAGTGTCACAGTGGGATAGTCTGGAAAAGCAGACACACCTTGCACTGCATTGAGGAAAGCCAACCTCAAATATATCAGCTGAACTCAGCAGGATAGTAACATCCCTTCTAAACTCGCATCAGTTCTTATTCACCTCTTAATGCTAGACCCAATTTTTTAATTTCACATCCTTACAAATTCCCTCATGGTCTTACAGCTTTTCTATCTCAGTGATCCCCTCCACCTCTATAACTCTCCTAGATTTTTGCTCTCATTCATTTCTGGCTTCTTGCATATCTCAGACTTTCTTTGTTCTGTCATTGGTAGACATGGCTATAGCTACAGGGACTCCACGCTCAAGAGCTCCCTTTCTGAACTTACATAGAAGATAGCAGAgtacaacacaaaaacaggccctttggcccacaatgtctgtgctgaacatgatgccgttaaaacaatctcctctgcctgcatgtgatccatatcccaccattccttgcataaaaatgtgcttatttaaacgtttcttaaatgccactattgtacctcCTTCCACCACCAATCCCAGCAACATGCTCCAAGCTACCTTTCTGTGGATAAGAAAaccaccctgcacatctcctttaaacttcccccctctttAAAGCTATGCACtgtcgtctttgacatttccactctggggaaaaggttctgacagtctaccctacctatgcctctcataatttgtatatacttctatcaagtctccccttaacctccaacactccagagaaaacagcccaacctctccttgtagctaataccccctaatccaggctgaATTCtagcaaacctcttctgcaccctttccaaagcctccacgccCTTCTTAcattggagtgaccagaactgcatgcaatactcaaaATGCAACTTAGTTAAAGTTTTACAAAGCTGCATCAAAACTTAACAACTCTTATACTTAACGtcacaaccaatgaaggcaagtaaatCATACTCttactttaccactctatcttcccttctctgcctccatctcatCTTGCAACATATTCACACTGTTTTTATACTACTAACCCTCATTGTGATTTAGAGAGAAACTTACTCAACAGGTGACTGCAGTTCTGGAAAAGTCCTCTGAGGAGTTTTCAATGTCTCTGAAGTTTGGATTGTCAATTTCCTCTGAATTCCGGAGAAGGATGTGGACGATGCCGTGCAGCTTTCATCTGTTTATAgcaagatataaccatataaccatataccaattacagcacggaaacaggccatctcagcccttctagtccgtgccggacacgtattctcccctagtcccatctacctgcactcagaccataaccctccattcctttcccgtccatatagctatccaatttatttttaaatgataaaatcgaacctgcctccaccaccttcactggaagctcattccacgcagctaccactctctgagtaaagaagttccccctcatgttacccctaaacttctgtcccttaattctgaagtcatgtcctcttgtttgaatcttccctactctcagtgggaaaagcttatccacatcaactgtctatccctctcatcattttaaagacctctatcatgtccccccttaaccttctgcgctccaaagaataaagacctaacttgttcaacctttctctgtaacttagttgctgaaacccaggcaatattctagtaaatctcctctgcactctctctattttgttgacatccttcctataattaggcgaccaaaattgtacaccatactacagaattggccacaccaatgccttgtacaattttaacattacatcccaacttctatactcaatggtcagtctgaagaagggtttcggcccaaaacgtcatctatttccttcgctccatagatgctgctgcacccgctgagtttctccagcatttttgtgtaccttctatactcaatgctctaatttataaaggccagcacaccaatagCTTTCTAGATAAAACATCATAGCCTTTATGAGTTTATATTTATGCAGAATGTGCATACTGGTTTGCTTCATAAAATCAAAAATATAACCTGGGTTAAACTAAATGCCAACTGAGCCTGCTCTTTCAGTCAGGAAGATTGTGGCTTATCCTGTGCCTTGTCCACTTTCCTACACAACATCCTTTCATATTCTCTGACTTTCCAGCTGTTCAAAAATGTGTTCAGTTCAGCCTAAAGCATAGACAGGACAGTGTCAGCTATTAACTGAAAGGTTCCTATAGATGTGTGAGCAATTAGCTCCAAGTCACACCAGAAAATGCACGGCCTGCTGTCCTTGATAATGCATGGTGCAAACTGTTCCCTTTGCAAGGCCAGGTCTTTGCTTGGCTTTCCTGTTTCCACAGATAAGAGACACAGACTGCTCCATGTTTCCTGAAACTTGTAACTTCTCAATACTGAATCCCTCGCTGCACACTTCCcagtgatcaatattttcattaaCAAGATCTGTGAACAGCACTCCCTAGGATCAAACCAAGGATCTGTATTAATTCAGCATTATATAGCGACACTGAACTGgatggcccatgctgaccaggaagCCCATTCatgctaatcctatttgcccacaTTGTGCTCATCTCTCTATTCCCTATCCAAGTATTTGTCCAAAACCCATTTGAATACTATAACTGCAACTGCACCACcacttccagcagcttgttccatataaccacaTCCCTCTGCATGAAAAGCATGCCTCCTTTACCTAgttgaaaacaaggaactgcagatgctggtttacacaaaacagACAGGTGACatgtcaggtcgggacccttcttcagacgacgaaaaaggatcccgaccagaaacatcgcctatccatgttctccacagatgctgcctgacccactgagttactccagcattttatgctccCCTTCTACTGTGCGTTATTTAGACAGAAGTAAATTGCAGCTAAACCAAATAATTACTGCAAGCTATAAAACCGATAAGAGCTTTTGCACTCTTGGTCTTACCAGATTGCAAAGTCGCTCTCAGCTATTTATGTATCTACATTCCCAATTAACTTTATTCCTATAGTCAATTTCCTATCTTCCCTGGAATGTGACCTAACTCCTCCAACCAAAGTGAACGATCAGTTAAATCATTCAAAACATTGTGCTATTGTGCAAGAaggacctactgcagttgtacagggtcctggtgagatcgcacctggtgtattgtgtgcaattttgcctcctaatttgaggaaggacattattgctattgagagagtgcagcgtaggttcaccaggttaattcccgggatggcgggactgacatatgatgaaagaatgggtcgacaagggttgtattcactggaatttagaaggaggagtgaggatcttatagaaacatatt
This Leucoraja erinacea ecotype New England chromosome 16, Leri_hhj_1, whole genome shotgun sequence DNA region includes the following protein-coding sequences:
- the LOC129704649 gene encoding uncharacterized protein LOC129704649 translates to MENSAAPNSSLRRGRQPYLLPQEAKRRRLERYRLRRQRMIHIGLEVERWHQLRAELGLENNASLAKFLLDNYRSCHKFMKLSSNPNTGGNAFGITHESCTASSTSFSGIQRKLTIQTSETLKTPQRTFPELQSPVELSHCDTGDDNDNDEDSSNFTADSADEADYLLPDSFASSKLKDYTAEEEVLNFIDDEVISGEEESVPILVASTKVKSIHRMRTGIVFDACLMSLARKAFSTCENADCKSKVDLQLHIVATAMKVIGHCSQGHESTWWSQPLVQTIPAGNIQLASSIILSGNNYGKIALMLKFLNMLPIGHQSFLKIQKTHVQPSVLNYWRTMQAKHFRELAQPIVVIAHQYWNVHALSKKYLTHTMMDNATHKILEVQVIDVQNDARKLQNLEVSGFQQVFRRLMQNNLSISEMVTNADAELLSLMSEYY